The genomic DNA CAGCCCTTTTTCCCTGTTGCTGAAAAAAGGCTGGAAAATTTTTTCCCACTGTTCCTTCGCAATACCGCGGCCGTTGTCCGACACCTCGAGGGTGCAGACGCCGGCCTCCTGGGCGATGCGCAGTTCGACTCTGCCGTCCTGGCGGTCGATGGATTGCACCGCATTGAGCAGCAGATTGATCAGCATCTGGCGCAGGTGCTGCGGATCCGCCCACACCCGGCCGTCGCCGGTGCGAACCACCTGCACTTGTTTGGCGTTGATCTCGTTCTGCAGCAGATCGACGGCCTCCTGCCAGCCAGCGGATACACGGCAAGATTGCGGCCGACTGGTGATGGGCCGCGCATAGTCTAAAAAATTCTGCACCAGAGTCTGCAGGTTGCGGCTCTCTTTTAGAATTCGACCGGCGCGTTGACGCGAGTCGGCATCCGCCGCCTCATCGCGGATCAGGCCGGCGAACAGTTCAATGCCGCCGATGGGATTGCGCAGCTCGTGGGCTACACCGGCCATCATGGCTTTCTGCTGCTCCACCCTTTGCAGATTGTTCTTGCGCATCTCCTCCATGGTGCGGGCCAAAAAGGCGATCTCATCCTCGCCGGAAACCGCAATGGATTCCCGCCACTCACCGCGGCTCAGCCTTTCGGCCGACCGCCGCAGCTGCTGCAGTGGTTGCGTCAGCCGCTGCGAGGTGAACCACGACAGGCCGATGGCCAACAGCAACGACAGGGCGCCGATCTGCAGCAGCGTGGCCTGCATTTCGCGCACCCGGTTCAACGAAGCGGCGCTGCCCTCCACCGCCACCACACCGATGACCGCGCCGTCCGCCCGCAGAGGCGCATAGGCGGATTTGTACAACAAACCGTCGTGGCCGGTGAACAACGGCGACTGGTTGTTATGATTCCCCAATGTGGCCGCAATCTCGGGCCGGTCGAATTCAAATCGGCTATAGGGCTCGGCGATCGCCGCGCGGTTTTGGCTGTCCAGCCAGATGCGGCCTGAAGGGTCGAACAGGACGACCCGGCTCAGCTGTCCGGCTTGCGCCAGGCCGGCGAGATGGGACTGCAACCGCTTGTGAACGCGGCCGCCCTCGTCACCCGGACTCAGCAGGCGGATGAGCGCCCCATCGGTCTGGCCGGCGATCACCGCGGCCAGAGACTCGAGCCGGCTGCCCAGCTCCTTCTCCAGGGTGGTGCGCAACTTGTACTGCAGATAAAGGCCGGAGACCAGCAGCACCAACAGTATCTGCAGGACGAAAAGCCACAGAAGCCGTTTACGGATCATTCACCTAGCCAAATTAATCGAATATGTTTGCTGAGGTGTGTTTGATGCGGATGGCGCGCAACACACCCCCTGTCCCCTTTACTGAAAAATGAAATGACCCCACCAATTATTGTACACAACAAATAACATACCACGGTTGGGCCCCCTTTTCCGCTTTGCGGCCGGTCAGTCCAACTGAAAAAGCATAGACTCTTTCAATTTTTCGATATCAGGCCTCAGTTTTTTGACGCAGCGTTTGCTCATAAAGTCGCTCGTACTGTGGCACGATTTGATGCATTTCGAATCGGGTCACGGCTTTTTCCCGTGCCCGGTTTCTAAATTCAGCCAAGCGCTGCGGATCCTGCAGCAGCGATACCGCCGCTTGCGCCATGGCCTCTACATCGCCCATGGGGAACAAAT from bacterium includes the following:
- a CDS encoding HAMP domain-containing histidine kinase; translated protein: MIRKRLLWLFVLQILLVLLVSGLYLQYKLRTTLEKELGSRLESLAAVIAGQTDGALIRLLSPGDEGGRVHKRLQSHLAGLAQAGQLSRVVLFDPSGRIWLDSQNRAAIAEPYSRFEFDRPEIAATLGNHNNQSPLFTGHDGLLYKSAYAPLRADGAVIGVVAVEGSAASLNRVREMQATLLQIGALSLLLAIGLSWFTSQRLTQPLQQLRRSAERLSRGEWRESIAVSGEDEIAFLARTMEEMRKNNLQRVEQQKAMMAGVAHELRNPIGGIELFAGLIRDEAADADSRQRAGRILKESRNLQTLVQNFLDYARPITSRPQSCRVSAGWQEAVDLLQNEINAKQVQVVRTGDGRVWADPQHLRQMLINLLLNAVQSIDRQDGRVELRIAQEAGVCTLEVSDNGRGIAKEQWEKIFQPFFSNREKGL